One genomic region from Thermoleptolyngbya sichuanensis A183 encodes:
- a CDS encoding response regulator transcription factor: protein MKILLLEDDSRITKAIAEALCAHNYLVEVAHDGELGLTFAETDTFDLIILDLMLPKLDGISICKKLRQNGNKTPILMLTARDTSADKVLGLDIGADDYVIKPFDLSELLARIRALLRRGNVTFLPVLEWENLKLNTNEHLVTYRDSPLVLTPKEYALLELLLRNGSRVLSRSLILERVWAFEDMPGEETVKVHLRRLRQKLKTVGAPPNLIETIYGLGYRLNPNL, encoded by the coding sequence ATGAAAATTTTGCTATTGGAGGATGATTCCCGAATCACAAAGGCAATCGCAGAAGCCTTGTGTGCTCATAACTATCTAGTAGAAGTTGCCCATGATGGTGAGCTTGGTTTGACATTTGCCGAGACTGATACGTTCGATTTGATCATTTTAGACTTAATGTTGCCAAAGTTAGATGGGATTAGCATTTGCAAAAAACTGCGGCAAAACGGAAATAAAACTCCAATCCTGATGCTGACCGCACGTGACACGAGTGCAGATAAGGTATTGGGGCTAGATATTGGGGCTGACGACTATGTGATTAAACCGTTTGATCTTTCAGAACTGTTGGCAAGAATTCGAGCGCTTTTACGGCGTGGCAATGTTACATTTTTGCCAGTCTTAGAATGGGAAAACTTGAAATTAAATACGAATGAACACCTAGTAACGTATCGTGATTCTCCCTTGGTTTTAACTCCCAAAGAATATGCTTTACTAGAATTATTATTGCGAAATGGAAGTCGCGTTCTCAGTCGTAGCCTGATTTTAGAGCGCGTATGGGCATTCGAGGACATGCCTGGAGAAGAAACTGTTAAAGTGCATCTGCGACGCTTGCGTCAGAAGCTTAAAACTGTAGGTGCACCGCCTAATCTAATCGAGACTATTTATGGTTTGGGATACCGACTCAACCCCAATCTCTAA
- a CDS encoding sensor histidine kinase, which translates to MVWDTDSTPISNRQFRKLRNRLLLLYFLIVVAILETFATAVYLLVTRDRNQQLDAHLRQVAASSAGTLEIIQHEYEELTSEDKYEGYVPVGTDGMPIPITLSQLMGKYKAESASQISASPLAASNQGVEWYNAQRRLIVRDGGLFLQTLLPSDIPRRGILMQSGNVRSFTQPAYAISTTTDTPSILGYVRVTESTVTLEAELRRLRWSLTVGVFVASGLAALGGVWLTHESLKPVLQSFNQLKQFTSDASHELRNPLSAIRASIAVMQSHPERVHPADTEKLISIASASAQMSQLVDDLLLLARMDRQIPDQPGWRRIDLDELLEDLVDFYHDKAEKSQISLKYQLISDAKVNGDAYQLHRLFTNLLTNALQYTPSGGTVTLSLQRIGSHVFVTIQDTGIGIAPEHLPYIFDRFWRADQARTQYESGSGLGLAIAKTIAQRHQGNITVKSKLGQGSSFCVKLPLAG; encoded by the coding sequence ATGGTTTGGGATACCGACTCAACCCCAATCTCTAATCGTCAATTTCGTAAATTGCGAAATCGACTGCTATTACTTTACTTTCTAATCGTAGTTGCAATTTTAGAAACATTTGCAACGGCCGTTTATCTGCTAGTCACACGCGATCGTAACCAACAGTTAGATGCTCATCTTCGTCAAGTTGCTGCTTCCTCCGCGGGTACACTAGAAATCATCCAGCATGAATATGAAGAACTGACATCGGAGGATAAATATGAAGGCTATGTTCCAGTCGGTACTGATGGAATGCCAATCCCAATCACATTGTCTCAACTGATGGGTAAATATAAGGCAGAGTCTGCTTCGCAGATTTCCGCTAGTCCCCTAGCAGCCTCTAATCAAGGTGTGGAATGGTACAATGCACAGCGGCGACTAATAGTGCGTGACGGGGGGCTTTTCTTGCAGACCTTGCTCCCATCAGATATCCCTCGACGCGGAATATTAATGCAGTCGGGTAATGTTCGAAGCTTTACTCAGCCTGCTTATGCCATTTCTACTACAACAGATACTCCTTCAATCTTGGGGTATGTTCGTGTTACCGAATCAACTGTTACCCTAGAAGCAGAACTGCGCCGACTACGGTGGAGCTTGACTGTTGGGGTGTTTGTCGCTTCAGGATTAGCTGCCCTGGGTGGAGTCTGGCTTACACATGAGTCACTAAAGCCGGTTTTACAAAGTTTTAATCAATTAAAACAGTTCACCTCAGATGCCTCTCACGAGTTGCGAAACCCACTCTCTGCTATTCGCGCATCGATTGCGGTTATGCAGAGTCATCCAGAGCGCGTTCATCCTGCTGATACGGAGAAGCTCATTTCCATTGCATCAGCTTCAGCACAAATGAGCCAATTGGTTGATGATCTATTGCTGTTGGCTCGCATGGATCGGCAGATCCCCGATCAACCTGGATGGCGACGTATTGATCTAGATGAATTGTTAGAAGACCTCGTTGATTTTTATCACGACAAGGCTGAAAAATCCCAAATTTCCCTGAAATATCAGTTGATTTCTGATGCAAAGGTCAACGGAGATGCCTACCAACTTCACCGGTTATTTACCAATCTCTTAACTAATGCTTTACAGTACACCCCATCGGGTGGAACTGTGACGTTGTCATTACAGCGAATTGGGTCTCACGTCTTTGTAACGATTCAGGATACAGGTATTGGGATTGCTCCTGAGCATCTGCCGTATATTTTTGACCGTTTTTGGCGAGCCGACCAAGCCCGCACTCAGTACGAGTCGGGATCTGGGTTGGGATTGGCGATCGCCAAAACAATTGCCCAACGCCATCAAGGCAATATCACCGTAAAAAGCAAACTAGGGCAGGGAAGCTCCTTCTGTGTAAAGCTCCCCTTGGCAGGCTAA